A region from the Methylocystis iwaonis genome encodes:
- a CDS encoding winged helix-turn-helix domain-containing protein, translated as MVGSVRFAGFFYSAQTGLQRDGVPIHLGPQARQLLELLLESNGGVVSKAEIASRLWPDRPPSDDSIDRCAYLLRKPLREAGSGDLIATAYGRGLSLRAKVQPADPESAPMRAPPEAIEGRILDLWRTACELAGTHSRDGYARAQAAIAAAVENGGESPAIWSLSADIAAGRVVRGHLRPAQAAAMIEADAGRALALSPDFPPALAALGWARATLSARLDEGLEMLDRALAQDPDYGRARAYRGWALAGGDRLAEAIQDVEAGLRVCPYDETLLSLRAWLELCAGDPEATDALARRGLHLRPDAASLRVVAATACSLCGKHDDAHEAARHGLQATPNDPLLLAAFSYVLARAGRHDEAETALAACSPDGDFAPPRLFETAAKLALGRDAEARESLRRARDEGCPWFVFAPHEPRLTPLRSEISSLRGSPIQIVEDG; from the coding sequence ATGGTCGGTTCTGTCAGGTTCGCAGGATTTTTTTACAGCGCTCAGACCGGCTTACAACGGGATGGCGTCCCGATTCACCTCGGGCCCCAGGCCCGCCAACTGCTCGAACTTCTTCTCGAGTCGAATGGGGGAGTCGTCTCGAAGGCCGAGATCGCTTCCCGACTATGGCCGGATCGCCCGCCGTCGGACGATTCGATCGACCGCTGCGCCTACCTCTTGCGCAAGCCGCTGCGAGAAGCCGGCTCCGGCGATCTGATCGCGACCGCCTATGGCCGGGGTCTCTCCCTGCGCGCGAAAGTGCAGCCGGCCGACCCCGAGAGCGCGCCGATGCGCGCGCCGCCAGAGGCCATCGAGGGACGCATTCTCGATCTTTGGCGCACGGCCTGTGAGCTCGCTGGAACGCATTCCCGCGACGGCTACGCGCGGGCGCAAGCGGCGATCGCCGCCGCGGTCGAGAACGGGGGCGAATCGCCGGCGATCTGGTCGCTTTCCGCCGATATCGCGGCCGGCCGCGTCGTTCGCGGGCATCTGCGCCCCGCGCAAGCGGCGGCGATGATCGAGGCCGACGCCGGCCGCGCGCTCGCGCTTTCCCCTGATTTTCCTCCCGCTTTGGCCGCGCTGGGCTGGGCGCGCGCCACGCTCTCGGCGCGGCTCGACGAGGGGCTGGAGATGCTCGACAGAGCGCTGGCGCAAGACCCCGATTACGGCAGGGCGCGGGCTTACCGCGGCTGGGCGCTCGCGGGGGGCGATCGGCTGGCCGAGGCGATTCAGGACGTTGAAGCCGGGCTGCGGGTTTGCCCTTACGATGAAACGCTTCTGAGCTTGCGCGCCTGGCTGGAGCTCTGCGCCGGCGATCCCGAAGCGACCGACGCGCTGGCCCGCCGGGGGCTGCATCTGCGGCCCGACGCCGCCAGCCTGCGCGTTGTCGCCGCCACGGCGTGCAGCCTGTGCGGAAAGCATGACGACGCTCACGAAGCGGCGCGACACGGATTGCAGGCGACGCCCAACGACCCGCTGCTTCTCGCCGCCTTTTCCTATGTGCTCGCGAGAGCGGGACGGCACGACGAGGCCGAAACGGCCCTTGCCGCCTGTTCGCCGGATGGCGACTTTGCGCCGCCCCGTCTGTTCGAGACGGCCGCAAAACTGGCGCTCGGCCGAGACGCCGAAGCGAGAGAGTCGCTCCGTCGGGCGCGCGACGAGGGCTGCCCCTGGTTCGTCTTCGCGCCGCATGAACCGCGCCTCACGCCTCTGCGCAGCGAAATAAGCAGCTTGCGCGGCAGCCCGATCCAGATCGTCGAGGACGGTTGA
- a CDS encoding IS4 family transposase has translation MHRGLVARPCARIRRIAGGRRAQEVRLARFLRNPAVTAEEMARHAAGLTAARAAGRDIVVAQDTSELALGGKRAQANGYGPVGKGGGTRGLLLHAALALDAGTGALLGLAHAEVWNRDTGAKVAARRSRALADKESQRWLDVATHAREDFAAAKRITVVSDRESDIYAHLAQRPGGVELIVRACQNRTIAADGEDAIELLFPFADGLAEAGRFVAEIPAAPGRKARKAALAVRVSPVTLRKPRHGARDLPDAVGVTLVDVREVGAAEGVAPIHWRLLTTHAATSLAEARRVIDLYRMRWTIEEFFRTLKTAGFEIEQADICDPKVMIKLVAATAVAAVTVMQLVKARDGATDQLLTDAFEPEDEALLEAVSAKLEGATARQKNPHRKGSLAFAAWVVARLGGWTAYYGKPGPKVMRQGLDDFRRIKFGAALTFYDV, from the coding sequence TTGCATCGGGGCCTCGTCGCGCGGCCGTGCGCGCGCATCCGTCGGATCGCCGGCGGGCGGCGGGCGCAGGAGGTGCGGCTCGCGCGCTTCCTGCGCAATCCTGCGGTGACCGCCGAGGAGATGGCGCGGCACGCCGCCGGGCTCACAGCGGCGCGGGCGGCGGGTCGCGACATAGTGGTGGCGCAGGACACCAGCGAGCTGGCGCTCGGCGGCAAGCGCGCGCAGGCGAACGGCTATGGGCCGGTCGGCAAGGGCGGCGGGACGCGCGGCCTTTTGCTGCACGCGGCCCTGGCGCTCGACGCCGGCACGGGCGCGCTGCTCGGCCTCGCTCATGCCGAGGTCTGGAACCGCGACACGGGGGCCAAGGTCGCGGCGCGGCGCTCGCGCGCGCTCGCGGACAAGGAATCGCAGCGCTGGCTCGATGTGGCGACGCATGCGCGCGAGGATTTCGCGGCGGCGAAGCGGATCACTGTCGTCTCGGATCGGGAGAGCGACATCTACGCGCATCTCGCGCAGCGTCCGGGCGGCGTGGAGCTGATTGTGCGCGCCTGCCAGAACCGGACGATCGCCGCAGACGGCGAGGATGCGATCGAGCTTTTGTTCCCCTTCGCCGACGGATTGGCCGAGGCGGGCCGCTTCGTCGCCGAGATCCCGGCGGCTCCGGGACGCAAGGCGCGCAAGGCGGCGCTCGCGGTCCGCGTCTCGCCGGTCACTTTGCGCAAGCCGCGCCACGGCGCGCGCGACTTGCCGGACGCGGTCGGCGTGACTTTGGTCGACGTGCGCGAGGTCGGGGCCGCCGAGGGCGTCGCGCCCATTCATTGGCGGCTTCTCACGACCCATGCGGCGACGAGCCTGGCCGAGGCGCGCCGGGTGATCGACCTCTATCGAATGCGCTGGACCATCGAGGAATTCTTCCGCACGCTGAAGACGGCGGGCTTCGAGATCGAGCAGGCCGACATCTGCGATCCGAAAGTGATGATCAAGCTGGTGGCGGCGACGGCGGTCGCCGCTGTGACGGTCATGCAACTGGTCAAGGCGCGCGACGGCGCGACCGACCAGTTGCTGACGGACGCTTTCGAGCCCGAGGACGAAGCGCTGCTCGAGGCCGTCTCGGCGAAGCTCGAGGGCGCGACGGCCCGCCAGAAGAACCCCCACCGCAAAGGCAGCCTCGCCTTCGCCGCCTGGGTCGTCGCCAGGCTCGGCGGCTGGACCGCCTATTACGGAAAGCCCGGCCCCAAAGTAATGCGCCAGGGCCTCGACGACTTTCGACGAATAAAGTTCGGAGCCGCGCTGACCTTCTACGATGTGTGA
- the mce gene encoding methylmalonyl-CoA epimerase produces MIGRLNHVAIAVASVEKASAVYRDALGAKVTEPETLAEHGVTVVFVELPNTKIELLEPYGENSPIAGFVAKSPSGGVHHVCYEVDDILAARDQLKGAGARVLGDGEPKIGAHGKPVLFLHPKDFCGTLIELEQA; encoded by the coding sequence ATGATCGGTCGTCTCAATCACGTCGCTATCGCCGTCGCAAGCGTGGAAAAAGCCTCGGCGGTCTATCGCGACGCGCTGGGCGCAAAGGTAACGGAGCCCGAGACGCTTGCCGAACACGGCGTTACCGTCGTTTTCGTCGAACTGCCGAACACCAAGATCGAGCTGCTCGAGCCCTATGGCGAGAATTCGCCGATCGCCGGCTTCGTCGCCAAGTCGCCGTCCGGCGGCGTCCATCACGTGTGCTATGAGGTAGACGACATCCTCGCGGCGCGCGATCAACTGAAGGGCGCGGGCGCCAGAGTTCTGGGCGACGGCGAGCCGAAGATCGGCGCGCATGGCAAGCCGGTGCTCTTCCTGCACCCGAAAGACTTCTGCGGCACGCTGATCGAACTCGAGCAGGCCTGA
- a CDS encoding ceramide glucosyltransferase, translated as MILAYICAGWCAFILVLNFASMWLMGRKCRARERNMPAPADAPWVSIVRPVRGLEAFSEETLGATFELDYPHYEIIFCVQSPSDPIIPLVEQLIEAHPERDARLLIGDDYVSANPKLNNCVKGWEAARYDYVILADSNALPPRDYVQTMLAAFRPDTAMTVSMPIGSRPVGFWGAVECAILNTFQARWQYGAEAIGAGFAQGKNMMWRREVLDRAGGIRALGAEIAEDAASTKVIRAQNMRVRLVDMPFEQPLGQRTAYEVYSRHVRWARLRRVTFPAHYAPEFMNGSFVAVVLGAYAALEFGGDAASAALTATAIVGALHGGELWLARVCRFPLDWRTPFALAMRDLLLPVMFVDALLFDDFVWHGNAMTVREVEDTVG; from the coding sequence ATGATCCTCGCCTATATCTGCGCCGGATGGTGCGCCTTCATCCTCGTTCTCAACTTCGCCAGCATGTGGCTCATGGGCCGCAAGTGCCGCGCCCGCGAGCGGAACATGCCGGCTCCGGCCGATGCGCCCTGGGTCAGCATCGTGCGCCCGGTGCGCGGCCTCGAGGCTTTTTCGGAGGAGACGCTCGGCGCGACCTTCGAGCTCGACTATCCCCATTATGAAATCATCTTCTGCGTGCAGTCGCCGAGCGATCCGATCATCCCGCTCGTCGAGCAATTGATCGAGGCGCATCCCGAACGCGACGCGCGGCTCTTGATCGGCGACGATTACGTCAGCGCCAATCCCAAGCTCAATAATTGCGTCAAGGGCTGGGAGGCGGCGCGCTACGACTATGTGATCCTCGCCGATTCCAACGCTTTGCCGCCGCGTGATTATGTGCAGACCATGCTCGCCGCCTTCCGGCCGGACACGGCGATGACCGTCTCCATGCCGATCGGCTCCCGCCCGGTCGGCTTCTGGGGCGCGGTCGAATGCGCGATCCTCAACACCTTCCAGGCGCGCTGGCAATATGGCGCCGAGGCGATCGGCGCGGGCTTCGCCCAGGGCAAGAATATGATGTGGCGGCGCGAGGTGCTCGACCGCGCCGGCGGCATTCGCGCGCTCGGCGCCGAGATCGCCGAGGACGCCGCCTCGACCAAGGTCATCCGCGCCCAGAACATGCGGGTGCGTCTCGTCGACATGCCGTTCGAGCAGCCGCTCGGCCAGCGCACGGCGTATGAGGTCTATTCCCGCCATGTCCGCTGGGCGCGCCTGCGCCGCGTGACGTTCCCCGCCCATTACGCGCCGGAGTTCATGAACGGCAGCTTCGTGGCCGTGGTGCTCGGCGCCTATGCAGCGCTGGAGTTCGGCGGCGACGCGGCTTCCGCCGCTTTGACCGCCACTGCGATTGTCGGCGCGCTGCATGGCGGCGAATTGTGGCTGGCGCGCGTTTGCCGCTTCCCGCTCGACTGGCGCACGCCCTTCGCGCTGGCGATGCGCGATCTGCTCCTGCCAGTGATGTTCGTCGACGCGCTTCTGTTCGACGATTTCGTCTGGCACGGCAACGCCATGACTGTGCGCGAGGTCGAGGATACGGTGGGCTGA
- a CDS encoding DUF1810 domain-containing protein: MSAPENNDPFNLQRFIEAQRGSYAQALAELRAGRKTSHWIWYVFPQLTGLGFSQASRFYGLSGLNEARAYLAHPALGSRLRECVGAMLATGDRSAEDVLGSTDAMKFRSSMTLFAHAAPQEPLFARALARFFDGAEDPKTLELLKEEGR, translated from the coding sequence ATGAGCGCACCGGAAAACAACGACCCTTTCAATCTGCAGCGCTTCATCGAGGCGCAAAGGGGCTCTTACGCGCAGGCGCTCGCCGAGCTGCGCGCCGGGCGCAAAACCAGCCATTGGATCTGGTATGTCTTTCCGCAACTGACGGGTCTCGGCTTCAGTCAGGCCAGCCGTTTCTACGGTCTTTCCGGGCTTAATGAAGCCCGCGCCTATCTCGCCCATCCCGCTCTTGGATCGCGGTTGCGCGAATGCGTGGGCGCCATGCTGGCGACGGGCGATCGCAGCGCCGAGGATGTCCTGGGTTCAACCGACGCGATGAAGTTCCGCTCGTCGATGACGCTGTTTGCGCATGCCGCGCCGCAGGAGCCGCTTTTCGCAAGGGCTCTGGCGCGTTTTTTCGACGGCGCGGAAGATCCGAAAACGCTCGAATTGCTAAAAGAAGAAGGGCGGTGA
- the gltX gene encoding glutamate--tRNA ligase → MTSPIVRFAPSPTGRIHIGNARVALFNYLFVTMHHGRFILRFDDTDFARSTEEFAGSIEIDLAWLGVVPDAIFRQSERIALYEAAAAKLREEGRLYPCYETQDELEKRRKMQQARGLPPVYDRAALRLSDAERAKLEAEGRRPHWRFKLAPGVVEWNDLIRGPVHIDCAALSDPVLIREDGSFLYTLPSVADDIDMKITHVIRGEDHVTNTAVQLQLFAALAPQAPPPAFAHHNLLIGASGEGLSKRTGSLSIASLREEGYEALAVAALATLTGSSDNVQAVRTLAQLGRHFDLAHVSRNPARFDPGDLATLTHRTLALFEFEDVRERLAALDVVGHKAEPLWRAARGNLSTFEDILKWWRVVEGEIAPVREDTEFLAQAAALLPQEPWDETTWSAWVGDVKTATGRKGKALFHPLRLALTGEESGPELAALLPLIGRMTAIARLAG, encoded by the coding sequence ATGACCTCTCCGATCGTTCGTTTCGCGCCGTCCCCGACAGGCCGCATCCATATCGGCAATGCGCGGGTCGCGTTGTTCAATTATTTGTTCGTCACAATGCACCATGGACGATTCATACTGCGGTTCGATGACACTGATTTCGCCCGATCTACCGAGGAATTTGCAGGCTCGATCGAAATCGATCTCGCCTGGCTCGGCGTCGTTCCGGACGCGATTTTCAGGCAGTCGGAGCGCATCGCGCTCTATGAGGCCGCGGCCGCAAAATTGCGCGAAGAGGGTCGCCTCTACCCCTGCTACGAGACGCAGGACGAGCTGGAAAAGCGCCGCAAAATGCAGCAGGCGCGCGGCTTGCCGCCAGTTTACGACCGCGCCGCGCTGCGCCTTTCCGACGCCGAGCGCGCCAAGCTCGAGGCCGAGGGCCGCCGGCCGCATTGGCGCTTCAAGCTCGCGCCGGGCGTCGTGGAATGGAACGACCTCATTCGCGGGCCTGTGCATATCGATTGCGCGGCGCTCTCCGATCCGGTGCTGATCCGCGAGGATGGGAGCTTCCTCTACACCCTGCCCTCCGTCGCCGACGACATCGACATGAAGATCACCCATGTCATTCGCGGCGAGGACCATGTGACCAACACGGCCGTGCAGCTCCAGCTCTTCGCGGCGCTTGCGCCTCAGGCGCCGCCGCCCGCTTTCGCCCATCACAATCTGCTGATCGGCGCGAGCGGCGAAGGGCTTTCCAAGCGCACCGGCTCGCTCTCCATCGCCTCGCTGCGCGAGGAAGGCTATGAGGCGCTAGCCGTCGCGGCGCTCGCGACGCTGACCGGCTCCTCCGATAATGTGCAGGCCGTGCGCACGCTCGCCCAGCTTGGGCGGCATTTCGATCTCGCCCATGTCTCGCGCAATCCGGCGCGCTTCGACCCCGGCGATCTCGCGACGCTGACGCATCGCACGCTGGCGCTCTTCGAATTCGAGGATGTGCGCGAGCGTCTCGCCGCGCTCGACGTCGTCGGCCACAAGGCGGAGCCGCTGTGGCGCGCGGCGCGCGGCAATCTCTCGACCTTCGAGGATATTCTGAAATGGTGGCGTGTGGTCGAGGGCGAGATCGCGCCGGTCCGCGAGGACACCGAGTTCCTCGCACAGGCCGCCGCGCTTCTGCCGCAGGAGCCCTGGGACGAGACGACCTGGTCCGCCTGGGTCGGCGACGTGAAGACGGCGACGGGCCGCAAGGGAAAGGCGCTGTTCCACCCGCTGCGCCTCGCGCTTACGGGGGAAGAAAGCGGTCCCGAGCTCGCGGCGCTCCTGCCGCTGATCGGGCGCATGACCGCAATCGCGCGCCTTGCGGGCTGA
- a CDS encoding DUF1467 family protein, which produces MPFPLPLALAIYVTIWWITLLAVLPLGVRSSEEAGEELPEGADPGSPVAPQLARKAAITTVVAALIFGLVVIAANFIAG; this is translated from the coding sequence ATGCCCTTCCCGCTTCCCCTCGCCCTGGCGATCTACGTCACGATCTGGTGGATCACCCTGCTTGCGGTCCTGCCGCTCGGCGTTCGCTCGTCCGAGGAAGCGGGCGAGGAGCTGCCGGAAGGCGCCGATCCGGGCTCGCCCGTCGCGCCCCAGCTCGCTAGGAAAGCCGCGATCACCACCGTGGTTGCGGCCCTGATCTTCGGCTTGGTCGTAATCGCCGCCAATTTCATCGCCGGCTAG
- a CDS encoding NnrU family protein yields MLVLILGIALFIGVHVFSTLRGARGQLVSQYGLQAYKGAYSLVALLGLVLIVWGFSRYRAEGIVQIWDPPSWTRHLAMPLVWIAFVALASRRAPPSRIRGWLRHPTLVALKSWATAHLLVNGDLGGMLLFGSFLGFGVYDRIAVKRRGDLGAPRLDAFTKGDAIALGAGTALYVLFLLLHPYLFGVSVLR; encoded by the coding sequence ATGCTCGTTCTTATTCTCGGCATAGCGCTTTTCATTGGCGTCCATGTCTTTTCCACCCTGCGCGGCGCGCGCGGCCAGCTCGTCTCGCAATATGGCCTGCAGGCCTATAAGGGCGCTTATTCGCTTGTCGCGCTTCTCGGTCTCGTGCTGATCGTCTGGGGCTTCTCGCGCTATCGCGCCGAGGGAATCGTCCAGATCTGGGACCCGCCGTCCTGGACGCGCCATCTCGCCATGCCGCTGGTGTGGATCGCCTTCGTGGCGCTTGCCAGCCGCCGCGCGCCGCCCTCGCGCATCAGAGGCTGGCTGCGTCATCCGACGCTCGTCGCGTTGAAGAGCTGGGCGACGGCGCATCTTCTCGTCAACGGCGATCTCGGCGGCATGCTGCTTTTCGGCTCTTTCCTTGGCTTCGGCGTCTATGACCGAATCGCCGTCAAGCGGCGCGGCGACCTCGGCGCGCCGCGTCTCGACGCCTTCACCAAGGGCGACGCCATCGCGCTCGGCGCCGGCACGGCGCTTTATGTGTTGTTCCTTTTGCTGCATCCCTATCTCTTCGGCGTCTCCGTTCTGCGCTGA
- a CDS encoding class II 3-deoxy-7-phosphoheptulonate synthase codes for MERWTPGSWRNLPIEQTPVYRDQAALADVERQLAGFPPLVFAGEARNLKRQLADVAAGKAFLLQGGDCAESFNEHSADNIRDFFRVFLQMAVVLTYAAGSPVVKVGRIAGQFAKPRSSPTEKKGDQELPSYRGDIINDLEFTLASREPDPQRQLLAYRQSAATLNLIRAFAAGGFANLENVHRWMLGFVKNSPQSARYQKLADHITETLGFMRAIGLDPEHHPELRGTDFYTSHEALLLCYEQALTRIDSTTGDYYATSGHMLWIGDRTRQEQGAHVEFMRGIKNPIGLKCGPSLTPDGLLRLIDALNPDNEAGRLTLICRFGADKIGDAMPALVRAVTREGRNVVWSCDPMHGNTISAAGYKTRPFDRIMSEIRGFFEVHQAEGSYAGGIHLEMTGKDVTECTGGARAISENDLRDRYHTYCDPRLNAEQAIEVAFLVAELLKAERVSRGVPEQHAAE; via the coding sequence GTGGAACGCTGGACGCCGGGCAGTTGGAGGAATTTGCCGATCGAGCAGACGCCGGTCTATCGCGACCAGGCGGCGCTCGCGGATGTCGAGAGGCAGCTCGCCGGCTTTCCCCCGCTCGTTTTTGCCGGCGAGGCGCGCAATCTGAAGCGCCAGCTCGCCGATGTGGCGGCCGGCAAGGCTTTCCTGCTTCAGGGCGGCGATTGCGCCGAGAGCTTCAACGAGCATTCGGCCGACAACATCCGCGATTTCTTCCGCGTTTTCCTGCAGATGGCGGTGGTGCTGACCTATGCGGCGGGCTCGCCCGTGGTCAAGGTCGGCCGCATCGCCGGGCAATTCGCCAAGCCGCGCTCCTCGCCGACTGAAAAGAAGGGCGATCAGGAGCTGCCGAGCTATCGCGGCGACATCATCAACGACTTGGAATTCACGCTCGCCTCCCGCGAGCCCGATCCGCAGCGTCAGTTGCTGGCCTATCGCCAGTCGGCGGCGACGCTCAATCTGATCCGCGCTTTCGCGGCCGGCGGCTTCGCCAATCTCGAAAATGTGCATCGTTGGATGCTCGGCTTCGTCAAGAACAGCCCGCAATCCGCGCGCTATCAGAAGCTCGCCGACCATATCACCGAAACGCTCGGCTTCATGCGCGCGATCGGCCTCGATCCCGAGCACCATCCCGAGCTGCGCGGCACGGATTTCTACACCTCGCACGAGGCGCTCCTGCTCTGCTACGAGCAGGCGCTGACCCGCATCGATTCCACGACGGGCGACTATTACGCGACCTCCGGCCATATGCTGTGGATCGGCGATCGCACGCGCCAGGAGCAAGGCGCGCATGTCGAGTTCATGCGCGGCATCAAGAACCCGATCGGCCTGAAATGCGGTCCGAGCCTCACGCCGGACGGATTGCTGCGCCTCATCGACGCCCTCAATCCCGACAATGAGGCGGGGCGGCTGACGCTCATCTGCCGCTTCGGCGCGGATAAGATCGGCGACGCCATGCCGGCGCTCGTGCGCGCCGTCACCCGCGAGGGCCGCAATGTCGTGTGGTCCTGCGATCCGATGCACGGCAACACGATCAGCGCGGCCGGCTACAAGACGCGCCCCTTCGACCGGATCATGTCGGAAATCCGCGGCTTCTTCGAGGTCCATCAGGCCGAAGGCAGCTATGCCGGCGGCATCCATCTCGAAATGACCGGCAAGGACGTCACCGAATGCACCGGCGGCGCCCGGGCCATTTCGGAAAACGATCTGCGCGACCGCTACCACACCTATTGCGATCCGCGCCTCAATGCGGAACAGGCCATCGAGGTGGCCTTCCTCGTGGCCGAACTGCTCAAGGCGGAGCGGGTTTCCCGCGGCGTGCCGGAGCAACACGCGGCGGAGTAA
- a CDS encoding response regulator: protein MEKLRVLIVDDEPQIRRVLRPSLTASGYEVQEAASGHDALMRISERPPDLVILDLGLPDIDGKEVLRKLRLMTMKTPVIILSARERESEKIAALDLGANDYVEKPFAMGELLARMRAALRLAHAADAEPATVTAGALCVDIPKRLVTRSGQNLRLTPKEFDLLAILARNAGRPLTHREILRAVWGASHQDDVQYLRVFIGQLRAKIEDNPATPRILLTETGIGYRFIAD, encoded by the coding sequence ATGGAGAAGCTGCGCGTCCTCATTGTGGATGACGAGCCGCAGATCAGGCGCGTTCTCAGACCTTCCTTGACCGCGAGCGGCTACGAGGTGCAGGAAGCCGCAAGCGGCCATGACGCGCTCATGCGAATTTCCGAGCGCCCGCCGGACCTCGTGATCCTCGACCTCGGCCTTCCGGATATCGACGGCAAGGAGGTGCTCCGCAAGCTGCGGCTCATGACGATGAAAACGCCTGTCATCATTCTATCGGCCCGCGAACGAGAATCCGAAAAGATTGCGGCGCTCGATCTCGGCGCCAACGACTATGTCGAAAAGCCCTTCGCTATGGGCGAGCTCCTCGCGCGCATGCGCGCGGCGCTGCGCCTCGCGCATGCCGCAGACGCGGAGCCGGCAACCGTTACGGCTGGCGCCTTATGCGTGGATATTCCCAAGCGGCTCGTGACCAGGAGCGGACAAAACTTGCGCCTCACGCCAAAGGAGTTCGACCTTTTGGCTATCCTCGCGCGCAACGCCGGGCGGCCTCTCACGCATCGCGAGATACTGCGCGCCGTGTGGGGGGCGTCGCATCAGGACGACGTGCAATATCTCCGCGTTTTCATAGGCCAGCTGCGGGCTAAGATAGAAGACAACCCCGCGACGCCCCGGATTCTCCTGACCGAGACGGGGATCGGCTATCGTTTCATCGCTGATTAG